In Acidianus brierleyi, one genomic interval encodes:
- a CDS encoding Rieske 2Fe-2S domain-containing protein, translated as MNDKIIIKRSDFIFAKRLLWKMRNGNTKFDEREFMARGRDYLFNYAEKNAGPLDPGRRAFLKGLLIGIGVLAVASAVPLVSSLNPALVSLKKFPWMIIVDSDGKPIEASKFPVNDPTIMLFQYPLLGDITFLINMGDENNKPVEIKPTTVVIPENGHTYTFPGGVGPYKSIVAYSAICQHLGCTPPEIHFYPPQYFKPGGVVPNFLPSVAYNAAVSANAKSVIHCDCHGSTYDPWHGAAVLTGPTVRPLPYVELYWDSNTDYLYAVSMNLHAPPIMDHPSDLVGAAYLDSYDETTGCPKLIVQKNQTPTNCYTKVQSDGNTFGGSS; from the coding sequence ATGAATGATAAAATTATTATCAAAAGAAGTGATTTCATTTTCGCTAAGCGACTATTGTGGAAGATGAGAAATGGAAATACAAAATTTGATGAAAGAGAATTCATGGCAAGGGGCAGAGATTACTTATTTAACTATGCTGAAAAAAATGCTGGTCCATTAGATCCTGGTAGAAGAGCATTTCTTAAAGGTCTCCTTATAGGTATAGGAGTACTGGCGGTAGCTTCTGCAGTACCCTTAGTATCATCACTAAATCCTGCATTAGTTTCACTGAAGAAGTTCCCATGGATGATAATTGTAGATTCTGACGGTAAACCTATAGAGGCTTCTAAATTTCCAGTTAATGATCCTACAATAATGCTATTCCAGTACCCATTATTGGGAGACATAACTTTTCTGATAAATATGGGTGACGAAAATAACAAGCCCGTTGAAATAAAGCCTACGACAGTGGTTATACCAGAAAATGGTCACACTTATACTTTTCCAGGCGGCGTAGGTCCATATAAATCAATAGTAGCATATAGTGCAATATGTCAACATCTAGGTTGTACCCCACCAGAAATACATTTCTATCCTCCGCAATATTTTAAGCCTGGAGGAGTAGTGCCTAATTTCTTACCATCAGTAGCTTATAACGCAGCAGTATCTGCTAATGCAAAGAGTGTAATTCACTGCGATTGTCATGGTTCTACATATGATCCTTGGCACGGCGCTGCAGTTTTAACTGGGCCAACAGTAAGACCTTTACCATATGTTGAACTATACTGGGATTCAAATACTGACTATCTATACGCAGTGTCTATGAATTTACATGCTCCGCCTATAATGGATCATCCATCAGACTTAGTCGGTGCTGCTTATCTAGATTCCTATGATGAAACTACTGGCTGTCCTAAGTTGATTGTTCAAAAGAATCAAACTCCCACAAATTGTTATACTAAAGTTCAAAGTGACGGAAATACTTTCGGTGGTTCATCATGA
- the soxA gene encoding proton pump complex quinol oxidase subunit SoxA, giving the protein MAFVEKIKEHAELSWFIVMLILVAIFVGWNIVGVTSGSSTSYRYGLPLFSGMPKIAQAAVKYFESHPPANGDSEVVNGVLVVNMTVTQLGYNPNIIIANANEPIAIILHSPQVITGFFMRLPDGVVNINAPPNYTNYVYFVAPSTPGNYTWRDPEYAGYNFSYWTGILEVK; this is encoded by the coding sequence ATGGCTTTCGTTGAAAAAATTAAGGAACATGCAGAATTGAGTTGGTTTATAGTAATGTTAATATTAGTTGCTATTTTTGTAGGGTGGAATATAGTGGGTGTAACTAGTGGGTCAAGCACTAGCTATAGATACGGACTTCCATTATTTAGCGGTATGCCTAAAATAGCTCAAGCCGCAGTAAAATATTTTGAATCACATCCACCAGCTAATGGAGATTCCGAAGTAGTTAACGGAGTACTTGTAGTAAACATGACAGTGACTCAGTTAGGATACAATCCGAATATAATTATTGCTAATGCTAATGAACCAATCGCAATAATATTGCACTCTCCTCAAGTGATAACTGGATTCTTCATGAGATTGCCAGATGGCGTCGTAAATATAAATGCTCCACCCAACTATACAAATTACGTTTATTTTGTAGCACCTAGTACTCCAGGTAATTATACTTGGAGAGATCCAGAATATGCAGGATATAATTTCTCATACTGGACTGGAATTTTAGAGGTGAAGTAA
- the soxB gene encoding proton pump complex quinol oxidase subunit SoxB, with amino-acid sequence MNYKNIIKNIINYIKDFINKASKVANPKDTIGIVWLYLIGAVAWLIVLGTAAMNMRTYLVYDQNSPAVGPIYYMMLTIHGWSAMLGLVPDAALGIIAFSMYKSGLSVVHRKLVTSMFWISNLGLVFALFGGPDMGWYMYPPLAIEDNSLFQAFRIYHGAMMGAGYLALAFNSACGAIAALTFVIDAYLTKPKDKKINIFAAYGVAFSLIIALTLPALTASELWYVLAIWLPTLVKVNPLLWVILFWFYGHPVVYYVPFPLFGALYYYIPIYAKRSLFSEKWARWNIFLLAIGSMLIWVHHLQTFPLPVDLRAWITVSTLVLASGSGLTVLNLGLTILTSKGYDYKDPLGMTFLIALIGFIIGGVQALPLPINIINGVVHNTYYVVGHFHLVIWTLILVGFTGVFVDLLKSTNPNLNFSAKAKKIMLMGVLWWTVPFVGVGYTMTIAGYLGLLRREIAYPPMFSSYMQLMSFLAEVGIPGLVLTISTAIAEYVRTSRPTGISITVPSMPGSMAYVNSNEKLVKQVTYANQIKSNINNFILNKTNYKSNDLINLKDNMRRTNIGGG; translated from the coding sequence ATGAATTATAAAAACATTATAAAAAACATAATTAATTATATAAAAGATTTTATTAATAAAGCATCAAAAGTTGCAAATCCAAAAGATACTATAGGAATTGTATGGCTTTACTTAATTGGAGCAGTAGCTTGGTTAATTGTTTTAGGTACAGCGGCCATGAATATGAGAACATATCTAGTATACGATCAAAACTCTCCAGCCGTAGGGCCAATCTATTATATGATGCTTACTATACATGGCTGGTCGGCAATGTTAGGCTTAGTTCCAGATGCTGCTCTTGGCATAATTGCTTTTTCGATGTATAAATCTGGACTCTCTGTCGTTCACAGAAAATTAGTAACTTCTATGTTCTGGATTTCCAATCTAGGATTAGTATTTGCATTATTTGGAGGACCGGATATGGGCTGGTACATGTATCCTCCTTTAGCTATTGAGGATAACTCTCTCTTCCAAGCTTTTAGGATTTATCATGGAGCTATGATGGGAGCAGGGTACTTAGCTTTAGCATTTAATAGTGCATGCGGAGCAATAGCAGCATTAACTTTTGTGATAGACGCTTATCTAACTAAGCCTAAGGATAAGAAGATAAACATATTTGCTGCATACGGCGTAGCGTTCTCCCTAATAATAGCTTTAACCCTACCCGCATTAACTGCGTCAGAATTATGGTATGTTCTTGCGATATGGTTACCCACATTAGTTAAAGTGAATCCTCTTCTATGGGTAATATTGTTCTGGTTCTATGGTCATCCAGTAGTTTATTATGTTCCGTTTCCATTATTTGGTGCATTATATTACTATATTCCAATATACGCAAAAAGATCATTATTTAGTGAAAAATGGGCTAGATGGAATATATTTCTATTAGCTATAGGTTCAATGCTTATATGGGTTCATCACTTACAAACTTTCCCTCTACCAGTAGATCTTAGGGCTTGGATTACAGTATCTACCCTAGTCTTGGCTTCTGGCTCTGGATTAACGGTGCTTAATCTTGGCCTAACTATCCTTACATCAAAAGGATATGACTATAAGGATCCGTTAGGTATGACGTTTTTAATAGCTCTAATAGGATTTATAATAGGCGGAGTCCAAGCTTTACCATTACCTATCAATATAATAAACGGCGTAGTACATAATACGTATTATGTTGTGGGGCACTTCCACTTAGTAATATGGACATTAATTTTGGTTGGTTTCACAGGAGTTTTTGTAGATTTGTTAAAATCTACTAATCCCAATCTTAATTTTAGTGCAAAGGCAAAGAAAATTATGCTAATGGGAGTACTATGGTGGACAGTACCATTTGTAGGTGTTGGATATACAATGACTATAGCCGGATATTTGGGTCTATTAAGAAGGGAAATAGCTTACCCTCCCATGTTCTCTTCATATATGCAATTAATGTCGTTCTTAGCAGAAGTAGGTATACCAGGATTAGTGCTAACCATATCTACTGCAATTGCTGAGTATGTAAGGACTAGCAGACCTACTGGTATTTCTATTACAGTACCTTCTATGCCTGGCTCTATGGCATATGTAAATTCTAATGAAAAATTAGTTAAACAGGTGACTTACGCAAATCAAATTAAGAGTAATATTAATAATTTTATATTAAATAAGACTAATTACAAATCTAATGATTTAATAAACTTAAAAGATAATATGAGGAGAACAAATATAGGAGGTGGATAG
- the soxC gene encoding proton pump complex cytochrome B SoxC — MGENEKKKGFFDLILDRVGIEEAPLFRTPDYMYNVSYWLGGLVAASFIYTVITGLILLLLYEPANAYGQTQIIIHSIPYGAVLLFSHLYGAYIMIILVYIHMFRNFFKGSYKKPRELQWVTGVLLLALTLGASFFGYSLVGDVLGIDAVDIGSSLLIGTGFPGATTVVGWLFGPGIDAVESTNPIVRSEFFDRILGWHIILVALIGLLFIFHLMLSERYGMTPSKKEKPFVPAYYTKEEQQRFNPWWPRNFVYMLSLVLMTWGIILIVPDVLANLNGATVFGHTIELPLVINPFPAPQAFTAAAIHTAPYPPWFFLFLYKFVDFLLPNGLPLLPSMVIAILIVGLVIIMLIPFFENSNVMFLSSRKFWTWVMCVLIYSLIALSFWGYFYPGVPAPFTAQMEILGIPALIMAAIIYLFGSRSKQKSINISSTNLPSVRPTTILGTSVVTLLFAGTFGDFLLKPSLLGILLLLPLGTLVYHYMSKLVKVFNSTRVSTEPGFPITKKMAFFAIPTIFVITIFLLILMIKLPSVGVASTYAGIDLGVILFLWGYAINLYHYLVYVKD; from the coding sequence ATGGGTGAGAATGAGAAGAAAAAAGGATTTTTTGATTTAATTCTAGATAGAGTAGGCATTGAAGAGGCACCTCTATTTAGAACTCCGGATTACATGTATAATGTATCTTATTGGCTAGGAGGATTAGTTGCTGCAAGTTTCATTTATACAGTAATAACTGGTTTAATTCTTCTTTTGCTTTACGAACCAGCAAATGCTTACGGGCAAACTCAAATCATTATACATTCTATTCCATATGGTGCAGTTCTACTTTTCAGCCATTTATACGGAGCATACATAATGATAATTTTAGTCTATATTCACATGTTTAGAAACTTCTTTAAGGGATCATATAAGAAACCTAGAGAGTTACAATGGGTTACTGGAGTATTATTGCTTGCCTTAACTCTAGGTGCATCGTTCTTTGGATATAGTTTAGTAGGAGACGTGCTAGGAATTGATGCAGTAGATATAGGATCTTCGTTATTGATTGGAACAGGATTTCCAGGAGCAACAACTGTAGTTGGTTGGCTGTTCGGTCCAGGGATTGATGCTGTAGAATCTACTAATCCAATAGTTAGAAGCGAATTCTTCGATAGGATTCTAGGATGGCATATAATTCTTGTAGCGTTAATAGGTCTTCTATTCATTTTCCATTTGATGTTATCAGAAAGATATGGAATGACTCCGTCAAAGAAAGAAAAACCTTTTGTTCCAGCTTACTATACAAAGGAAGAGCAACAAAGATTTAACCCGTGGTGGCCAAGAAATTTTGTTTATATGCTATCATTAGTTCTAATGACATGGGGTATAATTTTAATAGTTCCAGATGTTTTAGCCAATTTAAACGGAGCTACAGTATTTGGCCATACTATTGAACTTCCTCTAGTAATTAATCCATTCCCAGCTCCTCAAGCATTTACTGCTGCAGCTATACATACTGCTCCTTATCCTCCATGGTTCTTCTTATTCTTATATAAGTTCGTAGATTTCCTCTTACCTAACGGTTTACCATTACTTCCATCAATGGTAATTGCGATTCTCATAGTTGGTTTAGTAATAATAATGTTGATTCCGTTTTTCGAAAATAGTAATGTTATGTTCCTAAGTAGTAGAAAGTTCTGGACATGGGTTATGTGCGTACTAATTTACTCATTAATCGCGCTATCTTTCTGGGGATATTTTTACCCTGGAGTACCAGCACCCTTTACTGCACAAATGGAAATCCTAGGAATTCCTGCTTTAATAATGGCAGCAATAATTTACTTATTTGGAAGTAGGTCGAAACAAAAGTCTATAAATATATCATCAACTAATTTACCTAGTGTAAGACCTACGACAATATTAGGAACTTCTGTTGTGACATTACTGTTCGCTGGAACTTTCGGAGACTTCCTCCTTAAGCCGTCTTTATTAGGCATATTATTATTATTACCTCTAGGAACATTAGTTTACCATTATATGAGCAAACTAGTAAAAGTTTTTAACTCAACTAGAGTTTCTACTGAACCAGGATTTCCGATAACTAAAAAAATGGCGTTTTTCGCAATTCCTACAATATTCGTTATAACAATATTCCTACTAATATTGATGATAAAGTTACCAAGTGTAGGAGTAGCTAGCACGTATGCAGGCATAGATTTAGGGGTAATATTGTTTCTATGGGGTTACGCAATTAATTTATATCACTATTTGGTATATGTAAAAGATTAG
- a CDS encoding DUF1404 domain-containing protein codes for MKLDKEKVKFSHFIPPIILLALVLNPLTESQEFLHEWLFMVSHYVLFIGGLLLSYKVIKGSTYWIIPSAFLVSFWHVPYFFALAGAFTFFRALNDFSLILAGILAGISASRLSLFSWLSLIIIWMLADTILSIVFLLEFPAYSNAVYKFSPYSESQEFNTAISMWIVMSAIIVYVFGKFLKELLF; via the coding sequence ATGAAACTTGACAAAGAAAAGGTAAAGTTTTCACATTTCATACCTCCCATTATTCTTCTTGCTTTAGTTTTAAATCCCCTAACTGAGAGTCAAGAGTTTTTACATGAATGGTTATTCATGGTAAGTCACTACGTACTGTTTATAGGAGGACTCCTATTGTCATATAAGGTAATTAAAGGTTCAACATATTGGATAATACCATCTGCATTTTTAGTATCGTTTTGGCACGTTCCTTATTTTTTTGCTCTTGCAGGAGCGTTTACATTTTTTAGGGCACTTAACGATTTTTCATTGATACTGGCTGGAATATTGGCAGGAATCTCAGCATCTAGACTTTCATTGTTCTCTTGGCTTTCATTAATAATAATATGGATGTTGGCAGATACAATACTTTCCATAGTATTTCTATTGGAATTTCCAGCTTATTCTAACGCAGTTTATAAATTTTCTCCCTATAGTGAATCTCAAGAATTTAATACTGCTATATCAATGTGGATAGTAATGTCTGCAATTATAGTATATGTATTCGGTAAATTCTTAAAAGAGTTATTATTTTAA